In Deltaproteobacteria bacterium, the DNA window CAGCAACGTGGAGAGGAAGATCACCGGTGCTCCTTCCCCGGAAGGAAGCCGGTCAGGACGGGGACGAACTCCTGCGCGAACCGCTGCAGCCTCGCCTCGGCGTCCCGCGGCTGCTCGGTGCCGTAGACGGGCGTGATCAGGCGCACCAGGGCGCCGTCGGTCCGTTGCCGCGTGAGGGCGTCCCAGAAGGCGTACGCCTTCAGCTGGAACATGTTCGTGAGGACGCGACCTCTCTGCGGGAACCAGTAGTAGGTCAGTTGCCGTTCCCCGTCCTTGCGGATGAAGGCGCGGCGGATCACCGTCGGGTTCCCGTCACTGTCCCGCACCGGCAAGGCGACCGCGCCGGAATCCTCGAAGATCCAGCCGCTGCCCGGCAGGCACGAGTCGGGCGAGTGGCTCGACTCCCCTTTCCTCTGGG includes these proteins:
- a CDS encoding EpsI family protein; the encoded protein is RLFPEGVKAAAPVLLDTQDPPSLGAGTAEGVGAHSGPTRSVVAILLLMATLIVLRTVDFREKIPLARPLGQVPMTIGEWSGVRSAMEQRFLDTLKLSDYLLADYRNPQGKTINAYVAYNESQRKGESSHSPDSCLPGSGWIFEDSGAVALPVRDSDGNPTVIRRAFIRKDGERQLTYYWFPQRGRVLTNMFQLKAYAFWDALTRQRTDGALVRLITPVYGTEQPRDAEARLQRFAQEFVPVLTGFLPGKEHR